From a single Paraburkholderia edwinii genomic region:
- a CDS encoding ABC transporter permease, whose product MSNVSATRRHTFVSRLTRKIDRPIVIAFACIVALVLVGGMFSRNFTSPEYILLQLKVGAFLGIIATGLMMVILLGHIDLSLPWTITVGAMMACAVAGHGDTGRLLAIPAGIGCGVLIGVVNGILVALLRIPSMIATLATNAVAQGIMIVYTGGSSPQDSAPEVMRWLAAGWLVPGVPNAVALWVVIGGATMFLLSRTTFGRTLYAIGNTERAAYLSGINTRLVTVAAFAVCSGFAAFGGVLLAGYASKAAQSMGDAYLLPAIAAVVLGGTSILGGRGSYLGTVAGAILITLLQSILSVAQMPEAGRQIIYGVVIAAMLLLYGRSKREA is encoded by the coding sequence ATGAGCAACGTTTCCGCAACGAGGCGGCACACGTTCGTGTCCAGACTCACGCGCAAGATCGACCGGCCGATCGTCATCGCATTCGCGTGCATCGTGGCGCTTGTGCTCGTCGGCGGGATGTTTTCGCGGAACTTCACGTCACCCGAATACATCCTGCTGCAGCTGAAGGTCGGCGCGTTCCTCGGCATTATCGCGACCGGGCTGATGATGGTGATCCTGCTCGGCCACATCGACCTGTCGCTGCCATGGACCATTACGGTCGGAGCGATGATGGCGTGCGCCGTCGCGGGGCACGGCGACACCGGGCGGCTCCTCGCGATTCCGGCCGGGATCGGTTGCGGCGTGCTGATCGGCGTCGTCAACGGCATTCTCGTCGCGCTGCTGCGCATTCCGTCAATGATCGCCACGCTCGCGACCAATGCGGTCGCGCAGGGCATCATGATCGTCTACACGGGCGGATCGTCGCCGCAGGATTCCGCACCCGAGGTCATGCGCTGGCTCGCGGCGGGCTGGCTCGTACCGGGCGTGCCGAACGCCGTCGCGCTGTGGGTGGTGATCGGCGGTGCCACGATGTTTCTGCTGTCGCGCACGACCTTCGGCCGCACGCTGTACGCGATCGGCAATACCGAGCGCGCGGCCTATCTTTCCGGCATCAATACGCGCCTTGTCACCGTCGCCGCGTTCGCCGTGTGCAGCGGATTTGCCGCGTTCGGCGGCGTGCTGCTCGCGGGCTATGCGTCGAAGGCGGCGCAGTCGATGGGCGATGCCTATCTGCTGCCGGCGATCGCGGCCGTGGTGCTCGGCGGCACGTCGATTCTCGGTGGCCGCGGTTCGTACCTCGGCACCGTGGCCGGCGCGATTCTGATCACGCTGCTGCAATCGATTCTCTCGGTCGCGCAGATGCCCGAGGCGGGACGTCAGATTATCTACGGCGTCGTGATCGCGGCGATGCTGCTGCTGTACGGACGCAGCAAGCGGGAAGCGTAG
- a CDS encoding CBS domain-containing protein: MRALDIMTPSVVTATPDMTIYDAAKLFVDNHIGGMPVVNADGQVVGIISHTDLLHRVENDTRHQERPWWLEFLLSSPREQAARYVKEHGHVVGDVMCTHVISISDDTPLKQIADLMERRHLKRVPVLKDGRLVGIVTRSNLIRALASVAPAVDAASYDDASLRDAIVEQMHGQRWGLPKQGVLVKDGVAHLWGVIESEEEKRAIQIAAARVPGIKRVEFHLETPSVIPSL, from the coding sequence ATGCGCGCACTCGACATCATGACTCCGTCCGTCGTCACCGCCACACCGGACATGACGATCTACGACGCGGCAAAGCTTTTCGTCGACAACCATATCGGCGGAATGCCGGTCGTCAACGCGGACGGGCAGGTCGTCGGCATCATCAGCCACACCGACCTGCTGCATCGTGTGGAGAACGATACCCGCCATCAGGAACGTCCGTGGTGGCTCGAATTCCTGCTGTCATCGCCACGCGAACAGGCTGCCAGGTATGTGAAGGAGCACGGACATGTGGTCGGCGACGTGATGTGCACGCACGTCATTTCAATTTCCGACGACACGCCGCTTAAGCAGATCGCGGACCTCATGGAGCGCCGGCATCTTAAACGCGTGCCGGTGTTAAAGGACGGCAGGCTGGTCGGAATCGTGACCCGCTCGAACCTGATCCGCGCGCTCGCGAGCGTCGCACCGGCCGTGGACGCGGCGTCGTATGACGATGCCAGCCTGCGCGACGCGATCGTCGAGCAGATGCACGGGCAGCGCTGGGGGTTGCCGAAGCAGGGCGTGCTCGTCAAGGACGGTGTCGCGCACCTTTGGGGCGTGATCGAATCCGAAGAGGAAAAGCGCGCCATCCAGATTGCGGCTGCGCGCGTGCCCGGTATCAAGCGCGTCGAATTTCACCTGGAGACGCCGAGCGTGATTCCTTCGCTGTAG
- a CDS encoding Nramp family divalent metal transporter codes for MSDPSPHSASRPGWKSPRAGNGADGGSDNGSDSSLPEVYRSVHVPDGGKWLRRFLAFAGPGYMISVGYMDPGNWATDIAGGSRFGYTLLAVILLSNLMAILLQALSVRLGIATGFDLAQACRAHYSKPVNFALWVACELAIIACDLAEVIGTAIALQLLFGIPLIAGALITAFDAFLLLILMNKGFRFLEAFVISLLIVIAVCFTVQIVAAAPPLAAVLRGFVPSPEIVTNREALYVAIGIIGATVMPHNLYLHSSIVQTRAYPHSDAGRRDAIRWATIDSTLALMLALFINAAILIVAASTFHDAGYTNVTEIGEAFRLLSPLLGVGIASTLFALALLASGLNSTVTATLAGQIVMEGFLRLRIPAWARRLITRGIAIVPVVVVTAIYGDKGTTNLLLLSQVILSMQLPFAVIPLVRFVSDKRKMGAFVIPWWVKVLAWVVASVIVSLNVKLLVDTVTG; via the coding sequence ATGTCCGATCCTTCGCCGCACTCTGCTTCCCGTCCCGGGTGGAAAAGCCCGCGTGCAGGCAACGGGGCCGATGGCGGGTCCGATAACGGGTCCGATTCCAGCCTGCCGGAGGTATACCGTTCCGTGCACGTGCCGGACGGAGGCAAATGGCTCAGGCGTTTTCTCGCGTTCGCCGGGCCCGGCTACATGATCTCGGTCGGCTACATGGATCCGGGCAACTGGGCAACGGATATCGCGGGCGGCTCGCGCTTCGGCTATACGCTGCTCGCCGTGATCCTGCTTTCCAACCTGATGGCGATTCTGCTCCAGGCGTTGTCGGTCAGGCTTGGCATCGCCACCGGCTTCGACCTTGCGCAAGCCTGCCGGGCGCATTATTCGAAACCGGTGAACTTTGCGCTATGGGTCGCGTGCGAACTGGCCATCATTGCCTGCGATCTGGCGGAAGTGATCGGCACGGCCATCGCGCTGCAATTGCTGTTCGGCATTCCGTTGATTGCAGGCGCGCTGATTACCGCGTTCGATGCATTTTTGCTGCTGATCCTGATGAACAAGGGTTTTCGCTTCCTCGAAGCATTTGTCATCAGTCTGCTGATCGTGATCGCCGTGTGCTTCACGGTACAGATCGTGGCGGCCGCTCCACCGCTGGCCGCCGTGTTGCGGGGCTTCGTACCGTCGCCGGAAATCGTCACCAACCGCGAGGCCCTCTATGTCGCGATCGGCATCATCGGGGCAACGGTGATGCCGCACAATCTCTATCTGCATTCGTCGATCGTGCAGACACGCGCGTATCCGCACAGCGATGCGGGGCGCCGCGACGCGATACGCTGGGCCACCATTGACAGCACCCTCGCGCTGATGCTCGCGCTGTTCATCAATGCGGCGATCCTGATCGTCGCGGCGTCGACCTTCCATGACGCCGGCTACACGAACGTGACGGAGATCGGCGAAGCGTTCCGGCTGCTGTCGCCGCTGCTCGGCGTCGGCATCGCCTCGACGCTGTTCGCGCTGGCGCTGCTCGCGTCCGGATTGAATTCGACGGTGACGGCGACGCTCGCGGGGCAGATCGTCATGGAGGGCTTCCTGAGGCTGCGCATTCCGGCCTGGGCGAGACGCCTTATCACGCGCGGCATCGCCATCGTACCGGTGGTGGTGGTCACCGCGATCTACGGCGACAAGGGCACCACGAATCTGTTACTGCTAAGCCAGGTCATCCTGTCGATGCAACTGCCGTTCGCCGTGATCCCGCTCGTGCGATTCGTGTCGGACAAACGGAAAATGGGCGCGTTTGTCATTCCTTGGTGGGTGAAGGTGCTCGCGTGGGTCGTGGCTAGCGTGATCGTGAGCCTCAATGTGAAGCTGCTGGTGGACACGGTAACCGGCTGA
- a CDS encoding sugar ABC transporter ATP-binding protein → MPQHEEQPIFQMSGMSKSYGGAVALDHADLEVRKGRIHAILGENGAGKSTLLKVMSGVVQPDEGTMHLDGRPVSFASPAEANASGIVCVYQELSLIPDLSVADNIFASNPPRRFGMIDRRAQRRQAEAALDRAGAADINPLAKVRDLPLSRQQMVELAKGLAHAPRILILDEATSALTAADVARVIDVLKRLREEGLALLFISHRMHEVKALADECTVYRNGRHVMSFEAGTRTDNEVVEMMIGRKYQHAFPAKPADKPIDNLVDNPNGVSAAKPVLVCRDLTWSDTLQGISFSLKRGEILGLGGLDGQGQRELLLALFGVLRGCAGKIEIDGKPVSIASPVAARANNVGMALIPEDRKTEGLMLPMSVRENLSFAALDRMSSAGVIDRDRQQSLVDRMMELLAIKSFSVDAAVGSLSGGNQQKVVIAKWLIRQPRILLLSDPTRGIDVGTKQEIYQLLRRLADEGAAILFYSTDYDELIGCCDRVLVLYEGRIKKELAGPEITEQNLIASALDLPVAQVSPSTGVAR, encoded by the coding sequence ATGCCGCAGCATGAGGAGCAGCCGATCTTTCAGATGTCGGGCATGTCCAAAAGCTACGGCGGCGCGGTTGCGCTCGATCATGCGGACCTCGAGGTGCGGAAGGGCCGCATCCACGCGATCCTCGGCGAGAACGGCGCGGGCAAGTCGACGCTGCTGAAGGTGATGTCCGGCGTCGTGCAGCCGGACGAGGGAACCATGCACCTCGATGGCCGTCCGGTCTCGTTCGCCTCGCCCGCCGAGGCGAACGCGTCCGGCATCGTCTGCGTGTATCAGGAGCTGTCGCTGATCCCCGACCTCAGCGTGGCGGACAACATCTTCGCGTCGAACCCGCCGCGCCGCTTCGGCATGATCGACCGCCGGGCCCAGCGCCGTCAGGCCGAAGCGGCGCTGGACCGCGCGGGCGCCGCCGACATCAATCCGCTCGCGAAAGTCCGCGACCTGCCGCTGTCTCGCCAGCAGATGGTCGAGCTCGCCAAGGGGCTGGCGCACGCGCCGCGCATCCTGATCCTCGACGAGGCCACCTCGGCCCTGACCGCGGCCGATGTCGCGCGCGTCATCGACGTGCTCAAGCGCCTGCGCGAAGAGGGGCTCGCCCTGCTCTTTATCTCGCACCGCATGCACGAGGTGAAGGCGCTCGCGGACGAATGCACGGTCTACCGGAACGGTCGCCATGTGATGAGCTTCGAGGCAGGCACGCGCACCGACAACGAAGTCGTCGAAATGATGATCGGGCGGAAGTATCAGCATGCATTTCCGGCCAAACCCGCGGATAAGCCCATCGATAACCTGGTAGACAACCCCAACGGCGTCTCCGCCGCCAAGCCCGTGCTTGTCTGTCGCGATCTGACGTGGAGCGACACGCTGCAGGGCATCAGCTTCTCGTTGAAGCGCGGCGAAATCCTCGGTCTCGGCGGACTCGACGGGCAAGGCCAGCGCGAACTGCTGCTCGCGCTATTCGGCGTATTGCGCGGTTGCGCAGGCAAGATCGAGATCGACGGCAAACCCGTCTCGATCGCGAGCCCCGTGGCCGCGCGCGCCAACAACGTCGGCATGGCGCTGATTCCGGAGGACCGCAAGACCGAAGGCCTGATGCTGCCGATGTCGGTGCGCGAGAACCTGTCGTTTGCCGCGCTCGATCGCATGTCCAGCGCGGGCGTGATCGATCGGGACCGCCAGCAGTCGCTGGTCGACCGCATGATGGAGCTGCTCGCGATCAAGTCGTTCAGCGTCGACGCGGCCGTCGGTTCGCTGTCCGGCGGCAACCAGCAGAAGGTGGTGATCGCGAAGTGGCTGATCCGGCAGCCGCGCATTCTGCTCCTCAGCGATCCGACGCGCGGCATCGACGTCGGCACCAAGCAGGAAATCTATCAACTGCTGCGGCGCCTCGCCGACGAAGGCGCCGCGATCCTGTTCTATTCGACCGACTACGACGAGCTGATCGGTTGCTGCGACCGCGTGCTCGTGCTGTACGAAGGCAGGATCAAGAAGGAACTGGCCGGGCCCGAGATCACCGAACAGAACCTGATCGCCAGCGCACTGGACCTGCCTGTCGCACAGGTTTCGCCTTCCACGGGAGTCGCGCGATGA
- a CDS encoding ABC transporter permease, which yields MSGLRYWYAENRGTTFAFALFVLMFAIYLFNYPSTLSANVFQTAANKAVLLALVSMGQALVVLTAGIDLSIGMMLVLTNCVGSWIVTGDALHSALGIVGVLATGALCGALNGVIIIFGRLQPIVTTIATGAVYYGLALLLRPVPGGSINEDLADALTGKVAGLVPASLLILLAAVVIVWIPFKRSTVGRAAYATGSSESAAFLSGMPIQRAKFVSYTLAGVLAAIGGLFLTFFTDTGEASLGSANSYTLFSIAAVVIGGVSLLGGRGSAIGAIFGAFAFRSIGDLLFVFNVDALWQPLFQGVILLLAVAIGACGLFRVRNRLEWFQ from the coding sequence ATGAGCGGACTGCGTTACTGGTATGCGGAAAATCGCGGGACGACGTTCGCGTTCGCGCTGTTCGTGCTGATGTTCGCGATTTACCTCTTCAACTATCCGTCGACGTTATCCGCGAACGTGTTCCAGACGGCGGCGAACAAGGCGGTGCTGCTCGCGCTGGTGTCGATGGGCCAGGCGCTCGTCGTGCTCACGGCCGGCATCGACCTGTCGATCGGCATGATGCTCGTGCTGACCAATTGCGTCGGATCGTGGATCGTCACCGGAGACGCGCTGCACAGCGCGCTTGGCATCGTGGGCGTGCTCGCCACCGGCGCGCTGTGCGGCGCGCTCAACGGCGTCATCATCATTTTCGGGCGTTTGCAGCCGATCGTGACGACGATCGCGACGGGCGCCGTCTACTACGGGCTCGCACTGCTGCTGCGTCCCGTGCCCGGCGGATCGATCAACGAGGACCTCGCCGACGCCCTGACCGGCAAAGTGGCCGGCCTCGTACCGGCGAGTCTGCTGATCCTGCTCGCGGCGGTCGTGATCGTCTGGATTCCTTTCAAACGTTCGACGGTCGGGCGCGCGGCGTACGCGACCGGCTCGTCCGAATCCGCGGCCTTCCTGTCCGGCATGCCGATCCAGCGCGCGAAATTCGTCAGCTATACGTTAGCCGGCGTGCTCGCGGCGATTGGCGGTCTCTTTCTCACGTTTTTCACCGATACGGGCGAAGCGAGTCTCGGCAGCGCCAACTCCTACACGCTGTTTTCAATCGCCGCCGTCGTGATCGGCGGCGTCTCCCTGCTCGGTGGCCGGGGCAGCGCGATCGGCGCGATCTTCGGCGCATTCGCGTTCCGCTCGATCGGCGACCTGCTGTTCGTGTTCAACGTCGACGCGCTATGGCAGCCGCTGTTCCAGGGCGTGATTCTTCTGCTCGCGGTCGCGATCGGCGCATGCGGGCTGTTCAGGGTGCGCAACCGACTGGAATGGTTCCAATGA
- a CDS encoding sugar ABC transporter substrate-binding protein — protein MLSGIQVVRAAATAALALGASAAFAQASIVSGPSSDPTCMVPWKSDTKFVKYPKKNGPYRVALVNGYIANTWRIQMIKTAKAYTAQPAVAAKLKEFKVVSTGEDVPAQISAVNNFIDAGYDAIVVDAQNPSSFGPAIRRAKKAGVVLVAFDNTLDSEDAINVDVDQYGLGVLWAKWLATHVPNGGKVLEVRGVAGTSVDTDRHNGFQKTLDETGKKWNIVQVYGKWDDGVAQKAAADAIAVQGHFDGISAQGGDTGVVRAMLDAKHPFVPFGGETENGFRKFCAQYGSQGLKCTSAGSGPAQVAVAIKTALAALDGQTIPVAIKLPLDITDDSQLKAGVNYFPKESDNFFVGNSFPTCGINFSAQEIMKQSQGNQ, from the coding sequence ATGCTTTCAGGAATCCAGGTGGTTCGAGCGGCGGCGACCGCGGCCTTGGCGCTGGGCGCAAGCGCGGCTTTCGCGCAGGCATCGATCGTGTCCGGTCCGTCCAGCGATCCCACGTGCATGGTTCCGTGGAAGAGCGACACGAAGTTCGTCAAGTATCCTAAGAAGAACGGGCCTTACCGCGTCGCGCTCGTCAACGGCTATATCGCGAACACCTGGCGCATCCAGATGATCAAGACGGCCAAGGCCTATACGGCGCAACCGGCCGTCGCCGCGAAGCTCAAGGAATTCAAGGTCGTCTCGACCGGCGAGGACGTGCCGGCGCAGATCTCGGCCGTCAACAATTTCATCGACGCCGGCTACGATGCGATCGTCGTCGACGCACAGAATCCCTCCTCCTTCGGCCCCGCGATACGCCGCGCCAAGAAAGCCGGCGTCGTGCTGGTCGCGTTCGACAATACGCTCGACAGCGAGGACGCGATCAACGTCGACGTCGACCAGTACGGGCTCGGCGTGCTGTGGGCCAAGTGGCTCGCGACCCATGTGCCGAACGGCGGCAAGGTGCTCGAGGTCCGCGGCGTGGCGGGCACGTCGGTCGATACCGACCGGCACAACGGCTTCCAGAAGACGCTCGACGAGACCGGCAAGAAGTGGAATATCGTCCAGGTCTACGGCAAATGGGACGACGGCGTCGCGCAGAAGGCCGCCGCCGACGCGATTGCCGTGCAGGGCCATTTCGACGGGATTTCGGCGCAAGGCGGCGACACCGGTGTCGTGCGCGCGATGCTCGACGCCAAGCATCCTTTCGTGCCGTTCGGCGGCGAAACGGAGAACGGCTTTCGCAAATTCTGCGCGCAGTACGGCAGCCAGGGCCTGAAGTGCACGTCGGCCGGCAGCGGTCCCGCCCAGGTGGCCGTGGCGATCAAGACGGCGCTGGCGGCGCTCGACGGCCAGACGATTCCCGTGGCCATCAAGCTGCCACTCGACATCACCGACGATTCGCAGCTGAAGGCGGGCGTCAACTATTTCCCCAAAGAGTCCGACAACTTCTTCGTCGGCAATTCGTTTCCGACTTGCGGCATCAATTTCTCCGCGCAGGAGATCATGAAGCAGAGCCAGGGCAACCAGTAA
- a CDS encoding DNA polymerase II: MTEQKQGFILTRHWRDTPAGTEVVFWLATDDGPRQIRLRPQESVAFVPAAQRDRVEQILRRESASASAGIELRPLELCDFQHRPVLGLYSRQYRQLTRIEKRLKQGGADVYEADVFPPDRYMMERFITAPVWFGGQPNGSDASGASGALVEADMRPASGYRPQLRMVSLDIETSAKGELYSIALEGCGQRQVYMLGPANGDDSSVDFDFEYCESRPLLLERLNDWMARHDPDAIIGWNLVQFDLRILHQHAEQYGVPLRLGRDGSAMEWREHGITQGHFFAGAAGRLIIDGIEALRSATWSFPSFSLEFVSQAVLGEGKAIDNAYQRMDEIQRRFDEDKPALAHYNLKDCELVTRIFAKTELLAFLLERATVTGLPADRSGGSVAAFTHRYMPLMHRLGYVAPNLGDVAGAPSPGGFVMNSRPGLYDSVLVLDYKSLYPSIIRSFLIDPVGLVEGMRHPDDADSVPGFLGARFSRTRHGLPSVVAQISEAREAAKRDQNKPLSQALKIIMNSFYGVLGSTGCRFFDPRLASSITMRGHEIMRKTRELIEAQGYEVIYGDTDSTFVWLNQARTEEEAAQIGRALVGHINRWWQTDLRKRFGLESALELQFERHYRRFFMPTIRGTEEGSKKRYAGLTLREDGSEEVVYKGLETVRTDWTPLAQRFQQELYLRVFRQEPYQDYVRDYVRRTLSGEFDELLVYRKRLRRPLAAYERNVPPHVRAARMADEFNVKQGRPVQYQSGGWISYVMTSAGPEPLETWRSGLDYGHYLSNQLQPVADAILPLLGDDFETLTSGQQTLF, encoded by the coding sequence TTGACAGAGCAGAAGCAGGGCTTCATTTTGACCCGTCACTGGCGGGACACGCCGGCTGGGACGGAGGTGGTGTTCTGGCTGGCGACCGACGACGGGCCGCGTCAGATCCGTCTGCGCCCGCAGGAATCCGTTGCGTTTGTGCCGGCCGCGCAGCGCGATCGGGTCGAGCAGATTCTGCGTCGCGAATCGGCTTCGGCGTCTGCCGGAATCGAGCTGCGTCCGCTTGAGCTGTGCGATTTTCAGCATCGGCCGGTGCTGGGGCTGTACAGCCGGCAGTACCGGCAACTGACGCGGATCGAGAAGCGCCTGAAGCAAGGCGGCGCCGACGTTTACGAGGCGGACGTGTTTCCGCCCGACCGCTACATGATGGAACGCTTCATCACGGCGCCGGTATGGTTCGGCGGGCAGCCCAACGGCAGTGACGCGAGTGGTGCGAGTGGTGCGCTGGTGGAGGCCGACATGAGGCCCGCATCGGGCTATCGGCCGCAGTTGCGGATGGTGTCGCTCGACATCGAGACCAGCGCTAAAGGCGAGCTGTACTCGATTGCACTTGAAGGCTGTGGGCAGCGCCAGGTTTACATGCTCGGCCCGGCAAACGGCGACGACAGTTCAGTCGACTTCGACTTCGAGTATTGCGAGAGCCGTCCGCTGCTGCTCGAGCGGCTCAATGACTGGATGGCCCGGCATGATCCCGATGCGATCATTGGCTGGAATCTGGTGCAGTTCGATCTGCGCATTCTTCATCAGCACGCGGAGCAATATGGCGTGCCGCTGCGTCTGGGCCGTGACGGCAGTGCGATGGAGTGGCGCGAACACGGGATCACGCAGGGGCATTTCTTCGCCGGCGCCGCGGGCCGGTTGATCATCGACGGTATCGAGGCGCTGCGCTCGGCGACCTGGAGCTTCCCATCGTTCAGCCTCGAGTTCGTTTCGCAGGCCGTGCTGGGTGAGGGCAAGGCGATCGACAACGCCTACCAGCGCATGGACGAAATCCAGCGCCGCTTCGACGAGGACAAGCCGGCGCTCGCGCACTACAACCTCAAAGACTGCGAGCTGGTGACGCGCATCTTCGCGAAAACGGAGTTGCTCGCGTTTCTGCTTGAACGTGCGACGGTGACGGGGCTGCCGGCCGACCGAAGCGGAGGGTCGGTGGCGGCGTTCACGCATCGTTATATGCCGCTCATGCATCGGCTTGGGTATGTCGCGCCGAATCTCGGCGATGTCGCGGGCGCGCCGAGCCCGGGCGGCTTTGTGATGAACTCGCGGCCAGGACTGTATGACTCGGTGCTGGTGCTCGACTACAAGAGCCTGTATCCGTCGATTATCCGCAGCTTTCTGATTGATCCGGTTGGCCTCGTTGAAGGCATGCGTCATCCGGATGATGCGGACTCGGTGCCCGGTTTTCTGGGGGCGCGGTTTTCGCGTACGCGGCATGGGCTGCCGTCTGTTGTCGCGCAGATATCGGAGGCGCGCGAGGCGGCCAAGCGTGATCAGAACAAGCCGTTGTCCCAGGCGTTGAAGATCATCATGAACTCGTTTTATGGCGTGCTGGGTTCGACGGGATGCCGGTTCTTCGATCCGCGGCTAGCGTCGTCGATCACGATGCGCGGTCATGAAATCATGCGCAAGACGCGTGAACTGATCGAGGCGCAGGGCTACGAGGTGATTTACGGGGATACCGATTCGACGTTTGTCTGGCTCAATCAGGCGCGTACCGAAGAGGAGGCGGCGCAGATTGGGAGGGCGCTCGTAGGGCATATCAATCGGTGGTGGCAGACCGATCTGCGAAAACGCTTCGGGCTGGAAAGCGCGCTGGAGTTGCAGTTCGAGCGGCACTATCGGCGCTTTTTTATGCCGACTATTCGCGGCACGGAAGAGGGCAGCAAGAAGCGCTACGCGGGTCTTACGCTGCGTGAGGATGGCAGTGAGGAAGTGGTCTACAAGGGGCTGGAGACGGTGCGTACCGACTGGACGCCGCTCGCACAGCGGTTTCAGCAGGAGCTTTATCTGCGCGTGTTCAGACAGGAGCCGTATCAGGACTACGTGCGGGATTATGTGCGTCGGACGCTGAGCGGGGAGTTTGATGAACTGCTGGTGTACCGCAAGCGGTTGCGCCGGCCGCTTGCCGCGTATGAGCGTAATGTACCGCCGCATGTCCGGGCTGCACGGATGGCGGATGAATTCAACGTGAAGCAGGGCCGGCCCGTGCAGTATCAGAGCGGCGGGTGGATCAGTTATGTGATGACGAGCGCCGGGCCGGAGCCGCTTGAAACGTGGAGATCGGGGCTCGACTATGGGCACTATCTGAGCAATCAGCTTCAGCCTGTGGCCGATGCGATATTGCCGTTGTTGGGGGATGACTTCGAGACGTTGACTAGCGGACAGCAGACGCTTTTCTGA
- a CDS encoding AI-2E family transporter, protein MGASYPGSLVKHVIVAVLLIGLVVLGYVVLHLFLVPVAWGAILAYLTWPAYRRLRSLMRGRASASALLLTVIVAAVLVLPLISLTMLLREELVAAYQAVAGYLANGPQKLPEFITRIPWLGQLLQERLDQISADPTVFRAQLAEWARQWTGQAGQLLGSVGRNATKLGFALLTLFFMYRDGENALSQLRGLLRRFLGSRLDAYLASIGSTIKAVVYGLVLTALAQGTLAGLGYWVAGMRAPVALAAFTAVIALIPFGTPLVWGSIGIWLLVTGKTLAGIGLLLWGALVVSSVDNLIRPLVISSATRIPFLLVVFGVLGGLAAFGLIGLFIGPVILAVLIAVWRGWLDEQATANTGTQP, encoded by the coding sequence ATGGGCGCAAGCTATCCTGGGTCTCTGGTCAAGCACGTGATCGTCGCAGTACTGCTCATCGGCCTTGTCGTGCTGGGCTATGTCGTGCTGCATCTGTTCCTGGTTCCCGTGGCTTGGGGCGCCATCCTCGCCTACCTGACCTGGCCCGCCTATCGCCGCTTGCGCTCGCTAATGCGTGGACGCGCGAGCGCCAGCGCGCTACTGCTTACGGTCATCGTCGCGGCGGTGCTGGTTCTGCCGCTAATCTCGCTGACCATGCTGCTGCGCGAAGAACTGGTCGCCGCCTATCAGGCCGTTGCCGGCTACCTCGCCAATGGCCCGCAAAAGCTGCCGGAATTCATTACGCGTATTCCGTGGCTCGGGCAGTTGCTGCAGGAGCGACTGGATCAGATATCCGCGGATCCGACGGTTTTTCGCGCGCAACTCGCGGAGTGGGCCCGCCAATGGACCGGCCAAGCCGGCCAGTTGCTCGGCAGCGTGGGGCGCAATGCGACAAAACTGGGGTTTGCGTTACTCACGCTGTTCTTTATGTACCGGGACGGCGAAAACGCGCTGAGCCAGCTGCGCGGCCTGTTACGGCGCTTTCTCGGTAGCCGGCTGGACGCTTATCTCGCGTCGATCGGCAGCACCATCAAGGCGGTCGTATACGGACTCGTACTGACGGCATTAGCACAGGGCACGCTAGCCGGCCTCGGTTACTGGGTCGCCGGAATGCGGGCGCCGGTGGCGCTCGCCGCATTTACGGCAGTGATCGCGTTGATACCGTTTGGAACGCCATTGGTCTGGGGATCGATTGGCATATGGCTGCTTGTCACAGGAAAAACACTAGCCGGAATCGGTCTCCTGCTCTGGGGCGCACTGGTCGTGAGCTCGGTGGATAACCTGATCCGTCCGCTCGTCATCAGCAGCGCGACGCGAATCCCGTTTCTTCTGGTGGTATTCGGCGTGCTGGGGGGACTGGCGGCCTTTGGCCTGATCGGGTTGTTTATCGGACCGGTCATTCTCGCGGTTCTGATCGCAGTGTGGCGTGGATGGCTCGATGAACAGGCCACCGCGAACACCGGAACACAACCGTAG